In one window of Helianthus annuus cultivar XRQ/B chromosome 17, HanXRQr2.0-SUNRISE, whole genome shotgun sequence DNA:
- the LOC110921512 gene encoding uridine kinase-like protein 5 codes for MSMMDADFHAKSHNQSSQIKNNKVPFIIGVAGGTASGKTTVCNVIMARLHDRRVVLINQDSFYHCFSDEQSANLQDYNFDHPDSFDTESLLSCVETLRKGQSVNIPDYDYKMHKKSGPGRLVNPSDVIILEGILVLHDERVRDLMNIKIFVDLDSDVRLGRRIKRDTVERGRNIQYVLDQYDKHVKPSFEEFILPSKKHADIIIPRGADNDVAIDLIVQHIRTKLGQHDLCKIYQNLFVIPSTFQLRGMHTLIRNAKTRKHDFVFYADRLIRLVVEHGLGHLPFTEKQIVTPTGSIYTGVVFCKRLCGVSIIRSGESMENALRACCKGIKIGKVLIQREGNDRQLIYEKLPKDIASRQVLLLDPVLASGDSAMEAISLLLNKGVSESNIIFLNLIAAPEGIHAVCRQYPRLKIVTSEIDAGLNEHSRVIPGMGDFGDRYFGTGANASATFLPKNKA; via the exons ATGTCAATGATGGACGCTGATTTTCATGCTAAATCCCATAATCAGTCTTcacaaattaaaaataataaagttCCATTCATCATTG GTGTTGCTGGCGGAACGGCGTCTGGGAAAACAACTGTGTGCAATGTGATCATGGCGAGACTCCATGATCGACGGGTTGTCCTCATCAATCAA GATTCATTTTATCATTGTTTTAGTGATGAGCAATCTGCAAATCTCCAAGATTACAATTTTGATCACCCTG ATTCGTTCGATACAGAATCTCTCCTCTCGTGTGTGGAAACATTAAGAAAGGGGCAATCAGTTAACATACCGGATTATGATTATAAGATGCATAAGAAAAGTGGACCGGGTCGCTTG GTAAACCCATCGGATGTCATCATTCTAGAAGGAATTCTAGTTCTACATGACGAGAGAGTTCGAGATCTAATGAACATAAAGATCTTTGTTGATTTAG ATTCTGACGTGCGGTTGGGAAGGAGGATAAAACGCGATACGGTTGAGAGAGGGAGAAATATCCAGTATGTGCTTGACCAA TATGATAAACACGTAAAACCAAGCTTTGAGGAGTTCATTCTTCCATCAAAGAAACATGCCGACATTATAATCCCTAGGGGAGCAGATAACGACGTTGCAATCGATTTGATAGTGCAACATATTCGTACAAAGCTTGGTCAACATGACCTTTGTAAAATATATCAAAACCTTTTTGTTATACCATCAACATTCCAG CTACGCGGAATGCACACACTTATACGAAATGCCAAAACAAGAAAACATGATTTTGTATTTTATGCAGACCGACTTATTCGCTTG GTTGTGGAACATGGTCTAGGACATCTTCCTTTTACCGAAAAACAAATAGTTACTCCAACAG GATCCATCTACACAGGAGTGGTATTCTGCAAAAGATTGTGTGGGGTTTCAATCATCAGAAG TGGGGAAAGCATGGAGAATGCATTAAGAGCTTGTTGCAAAGGAATCAAAATTGGTAAAGTTCTTATACAAAGAGAAGGAAACGATCGGCAG TTAATATATGAAAAACTACCCAAAGACATCGCTAGTCGTCAAGTTTTACTGCTTGATCCAGTGCTTGCTTCAG GTGATTCTGCGATGGAGGCAATCTCCTTGTTACTCAACAAGGGTGTATCTGAATCCAACATCATCTTCCTTAACCTTATAGCT GCGCCAGAGGGAATACATGCAGTTTGTAGGCAGTATCCGAGGCTGAAAATAGTGACGTCAGAGATTGATGCAGGGCTGAACGAGCATTCGAGGGTAATTCCAGGCATGGGCGACTTTGGAGATCGTTACTTTGGCACTGGTGCTAATGCTTCTGCCACATTTTTGCCAAAGAATAAAGCTTAA